One genomic window of Candidatus Pseudobacter hemicellulosilyticus includes the following:
- a CDS encoding NAD(P) transhydrogenase subunit alpha has protein sequence MEAVLNWIAVNQQIIYIVALMIFVGIEIIGRVPSVLHTPLMSGANAIHGVVIIGAIIVMGRAEHDNYLALSLGFLAVVLGTLNVVGGFVVTDRMLEMFKSKKGKP, from the coding sequence ATGGAAGCTGTATTGAACTGGATAGCTGTTAACCAGCAGATCATTTACATCGTTGCCCTCATGATCTTTGTGGGTATCGAGATCATCGGCCGTGTGCCGAGTGTACTGCATACTCCGCTGATGAGTGGCGCCAACGCCATCCACGGGGTGGTCATCATTGGCGCCATCATTGTTATGGGCCGTGCAGAACACGATAATTACCTGGCGTTGTCACTGGGATTCCTGGCCGTAGTGCTGGGGACACTGAATGTGGTGGGTGGCTTTGTGGTGACCGACAGGATGCTGGAAATGTTCAAATCCAAAAAAGGAAAACCCTGA
- a CDS encoding RNA methyltransferase has protein sequence MAIELPADLLQSLQGIRGFNQPAFEQVHASGGQITSIRVNPARQSATAGEWQPGGFDPAALTPVPWSRYGFYLPERPSFTFDPLFHAGTYYVQEASSMFLEQALLQTTDTSKKLRVLDLCAAPGGKSTHLQSLLSPDSLLVSNEVIRTRAAILEENLVKWGAANVIVTNNDPQDFARIPGFFDVLVIDAPCSGSGLFRREPEAIREWSPQAVQLCCQRQQRILAESFTALADEGLLIYSTCSYSVEEDEDILDWLMDTFQLETVPLQTEPDWGIVPVQSALHQAAGYRFFPDKIKGEGFFLACFRKKEGDRYASRSPKKAPLVKAGKAEAAVVQPWLRQAGDWQFWKQQELILAFPTNLEQELLTIADKFYIRSAGITLGKIAGKDLVPEHALALSGLLAPEIVAVSLKKAEALQYLRKEPLELAATTKGWALVQYAGFSLGWVKLLPNRVNNYYPSAWRILKSGNN, from the coding sequence TTGGCAATTGAATTACCAGCGGATCTCCTGCAGTCCCTGCAGGGGATCCGTGGCTTTAACCAGCCCGCTTTTGAACAGGTGCATGCTTCGGGTGGACAGATCACGTCCATCCGTGTCAACCCGGCCAGGCAGTCTGCCACCGCCGGGGAATGGCAGCCGGGAGGCTTTGATCCTGCTGCGCTGACGCCTGTTCCCTGGTCCCGTTACGGCTTTTATTTACCGGAACGTCCCTCTTTTACTTTCGATCCCCTGTTCCATGCAGGCACTTATTATGTGCAGGAGGCTTCCAGCATGTTCCTGGAACAGGCCCTGCTGCAGACCACCGATACCAGCAAAAAATTAAGGGTCCTGGATCTTTGCGCCGCTCCCGGTGGCAAGTCCACGCACCTGCAATCCCTGCTCTCCCCCGACAGTTTACTGGTCAGCAATGAAGTGATCCGCACGCGGGCCGCCATCCTGGAAGAGAACCTGGTGAAATGGGGCGCGGCCAATGTGATTGTCACCAATAACGATCCGCAGGATTTTGCACGCATCCCCGGTTTTTTTGATGTGCTGGTGATTGATGCTCCCTGCAGTGGCAGCGGACTGTTCCGCCGTGAACCTGAAGCCATCCGGGAATGGAGTCCGCAGGCCGTTCAGCTTTGCTGCCAGCGTCAGCAGCGGATCCTTGCTGAAAGTTTTACCGCACTGGCCGATGAAGGCCTGCTGATCTATAGCACCTGCTCCTATTCTGTGGAAGAGGATGAGGACATCCTCGACTGGCTGATGGATACTTTCCAGCTGGAAACTGTGCCCCTGCAAACGGAGCCCGATTGGGGTATTGTACCCGTACAATCAGCCCTGCACCAGGCGGCCGGTTATCGTTTCTTCCCTGATAAAATAAAAGGCGAAGGGTTTTTCCTGGCCTGTTTCCGAAAAAAGGAGGGCGACCGCTATGCGTCCCGATCTCCAAAGAAAGCGCCCCTGGTAAAAGCCGGCAAAGCCGAGGCCGCCGTGGTGCAGCCCTGGCTGCGGCAGGCGGGCGATTGGCAGTTCTGGAAGCAGCAGGAACTGATCCTGGCCTTTCCCACCAATCTGGAACAGGAATTGCTCACTATTGCCGACAAGTTTTATATTCGTTCTGCGGGTATTACCCTGGGAAAAATTGCCGGAAAGGACCTGGTGCCGGAACATGCGCTGGCCCTGAGCGGCCTGCTGGCACCGGAAATTGTTGCAGTATCGTTAAAAAAGGCGGAAGCCCTGCAATACCTGCGCAAGGAACCGCTGGAGCTGGCTGCCACAACCAAAGGCTGGGCCCTGGTGCAATACGCCGGTTTCTCCCTGGGCTGGGTCAAGTTGCTGCCTAACCGGGTCAACAATTACTACCCTTCGGCCTGGCGGATACTGAAAAGCGGAAACAATTAA
- a CDS encoding NAD(P)(+) transhydrogenase (Re/Si-specific) subunit beta produces MDVNLLTLCYLIGSVTFIIGLKMLSNPATARRGNLVAAAGMGLAIFGTIFLYRDDSGQKLHNYPWIFGGLIIGTLVGTLAARKVKMTAMPEMVSLFNGMGGACAALISMIEFDHLAHTHFRVNIFESYEAGAVVEDAILSIPVQPGILITIFLGLIIGTVSFAGSVVAWGKLNGKIKDFSFKGQHIFNLVLMGAILALTTYIIVAIGMADVPPDPAAVQDIDPHPLGSLPVMLFYGTFALSILYGVFFVMPIGGADMPVVISLLNSFTGVAAACGGFLYDNKVMLTGGILVGAAGTLLTILMCKAMNRSLKNVLIGSFGGKKAGGGPAGAKDQGSTKEISVSDTAVVMSYANRVMIVPGYGLAVAQAQHACHELEKLLESKGVEVKYAIHPVAGRMPGHMNVLLAEADVSYEKLQEMEQANEEFPTTDVVLILGANDVVNPAAKTDPASPIYGMPILDVELAKNVIVNKRSMKPGYAGIENDLFFQPKTSMLFGDAKKVLQDLIAEIKNL; encoded by the coding sequence ATGGATGTAAACTTACTTACCCTTTGCTACCTGATCGGTTCCGTTACTTTTATCATCGGCCTGAAAATGCTGTCGAACCCCGCCACCGCGCGCAGGGGTAACCTGGTAGCTGCCGCCGGTATGGGACTGGCCATCTTTGGTACCATTTTTCTGTACCGTGACGATTCCGGTCAGAAACTACATAATTATCCCTGGATCTTCGGCGGCCTGATCATCGGCACGCTGGTGGGCACGCTGGCCGCCAGAAAAGTGAAGATGACCGCCATGCCCGAAATGGTGAGCCTCTTCAACGGTATGGGTGGCGCCTGCGCCGCGCTGATCTCCATGATTGAATTTGATCACCTGGCGCATACGCATTTCCGGGTCAATATCTTTGAATCCTACGAAGCCGGCGCTGTAGTGGAAGATGCTATTCTCAGCATTCCTGTGCAGCCCGGTATCCTGATCACTATCTTCCTGGGCCTCATCATCGGCACCGTTTCTTTTGCCGGTTCTGTGGTAGCCTGGGGTAAGCTGAACGGGAAGATCAAGGATTTCTCCTTCAAAGGACAGCATATCTTCAACCTGGTGCTGATGGGCGCTATCCTGGCCCTGACCACCTATATCATTGTGGCTATCGGTATGGCTGATGTGCCGCCGGATCCTGCAGCTGTACAGGACATTGATCCGCATCCGCTGGGCTCCTTACCCGTGATGCTGTTCTATGGTACTTTCGCACTGTCGATCCTGTATGGTGTATTCTTTGTAATGCCTATCGGCGGTGCAGATATGCCTGTTGTGATCTCCCTGCTCAACTCCTTTACCGGTGTGGCGGCAGCCTGCGGCGGTTTCCTGTATGACAACAAAGTAATGCTTACCGGTGGTATCCTGGTAGGCGCAGCCGGTACCCTGCTGACCATCCTCATGTGTAAAGCCATGAACCGCTCACTGAAGAATGTACTGATCGGTTCCTTCGGCGGCAAGAAAGCCGGCGGCGGTCCCGCAGGCGCCAAAGACCAGGGCAGCACCAAAGAGATCTCCGTAAGCGATACGGCCGTAGTAATGAGCTATGCCAACAGAGTAATGATTGTTCCGGGTTATGGGCTGGCTGTGGCCCAGGCGCAGCATGCCTGCCATGAGCTGGAGAAATTACTGGAAAGCAAGGGCGTGGAAGTTAAATACGCTATCCACCCTGTAGCCGGACGGATGCCCGGGCATATGAACGTGCTGCTGGCCGAAGCGGATGTGAGCTATGAAAAGCTCCAGGAAATGGAACAGGCCAATGAAGAGTTCCCCACCACTGATGTGGTGCTGATCCTGGGCGCCAACGACGTGGTGAACCCCGCAGCTAAAACAGATCCTGCTTCTCCCATATATGGCATGCCCATCCTGGATGTGGAACTGGCCAAAAATGTGATCGTCAACAAACGCAGTATGAAGCCTGGTTATGCGGGTATTGAGAACGACCTGTTCTTCCAGCCCAAGACCTCCATGCTGTTTGGTGACGCTAAAAAAGTACTGCAGGACCTTATTGCTGAGATCAAAAACCTGTAA